tgagggtgagtaaatgatgacaaaataatcaTTTTGTGTGGACTATGCCTTCAAATATACATTCTATGTATTCTGTCTTTGTAATACAGATGTGAACAAGTAAATAATGTGCAGATTGCTTAAAATTTAATTTGGCTTTATGTGTGCCTAACTCCAGGAACAAGTCTTGTTGGCCAATAACAAAGCAGTTACTGTATAGATTCCCAGAGTTTCAAACCTCAGAGGAGAACAGAGAGTCCTCTATCTCCTTGAGACAACTGCAGCTGTTCTTGCTGGTTAATAGATTTCTGAAGACATACTGATACAATGTCCTGAAGCACTACAGACATTATTCAAAGAGACTGTCTCCGTATGAAGCCTGTCTAATAGACTTCTCTCAGTttacaatgtaattattattatttttttatatatataaaagtccCTTGAAATGCAAGGTTCTTAATCGTCAAGAGTAAAAACCCTTAAATTGGGCAAGTTGGCTACACAGGAAACCATTCTGTTACTGCCCCAGTTTTCAGAGCAATACGGAACATGTCAACCAGGCCAAGTTCCATTCCCTTAAACAGATGACTGCTGGCAAAGCAGGAAGTACACCGGAAACTCAGCCTCTCAAAACacacagaggaggaggaggagaaagggaGAAAGATTATATATATGAATATCAACAGTTGATGTATTTATGGCTAAATTCAAGCGTAGCAGAATGTGGCCCAAATCGGATTTTCCGCTctcatctgattttttttttttttttcatttataatttcttttgaaaggttgtttacatgacattttaaatgttgcCCTATCAGCCAATGCTCATTAACTGACCCATATGCATATAGCACACCCTGAGTATGTATAACAAACCCAGACATGTTctttattttaacatgtataatgaattaacattaaaataaattggacACTAGAATAGGACACTTAAtgtctatctaataaaataatttatataaataaatttgcaGTAGTATGGTGGCATTTAAATACCACTGAAGCTCaagaatgtaatatttaaatcaaaggaCATCAAGAAAAACGGCattaaatatacacttatcactttattaggaacactgtggtcctaataaagccaaaatattgttttcttttgcatGATGAATTACTTATGCtcctcattttgtaagtcactttaaataaaagcatctgctaaatgtaaatgttgtcatcTCTCCTTTAAGACCAAATgtgaatgtatacattttattaaaaatcataATAGTAGTCTAATCTTATTGCTTATATGATTAGTCCCAATGTTAACTTAGCCAAAGTCATGGGGTCACTTGTAGAAATTATGAGTAATTGGTTATTTTATGTGTCATCAGTGCCTGCAGCTGTAACTCTGTATGTGCTGTGTACCATGATTTCTAGCttattggtgttattgtagaattatttgaattaaattgATTAAAGATTTGTGTGTGCTACATAATAGAAACGAGAGAGACCAAGAAAGAGATGTGTGACTATTTTCCCTAAttatctgaaataaaattattttgtttatacatatcatgtgtgtgatttatttactatTCATTGTATTTGTTAGTACtgttgtgtatttaaaaaaatgtgatggTCAGGTTTCTGTGCATACCCTGAGATAAAATGTGGTGTATGaaatgtgaagcgactgagacatttaaaacaaaatctataataatttttttgtctaaTTTAAGTTGATCACTTAGTCGTTATCATTTGTTTAGTTGAGCTTGTTTGTCTTGACTGGGATCATGAGCATGTCAGACAGGGTGTTTAACTGGAATGTTGTACTTTTAGTACAAGGTCTGCAAGAAGAACCAGTTCATCATATGAGAGTTTTCTTCACTTGCTGTGATTGTTTCTTGCTTCTCATACACTAGTAACATTACCTTTAAAAGGAGCCTTCACTTTTTTCACCATTCAATAAAACTGAAGTCAAATTGTATCTATATGAAATACAGTCTGTattaaatcatattaaaaatgtatcatttaacACCTACATTTTCCAACCACGGACATGGTCAAATTTGCTGTTTTAGGTGAGAGTGCCCACTGGGTGGGCCTTGCCTGGTCCTATCTTGGAGCCATGTCTGGCTTCTAACTTCATATTTCTTCTGACAAGACTAGCTGATGAATTTTCATGCTGCTCCAggctggttaatgctggtttCGTGCTGGTCAAGCTGGTGAACCAGCATAGCCAAAATGTTCACTAGCAAAGGCTGATGAAGCTGATTGGCAAGCATAGTCTTTCTACTGAAGCTGATTTAGCTAGCTTAAGCTAGTAAAGAAGGCTGGTAGAGACACGCACACCGGAATCTAACCATCTCAgagtctctctttttctctttctctgtagCTCATAACAAGAGTGTGAGCTGGCTGCTGGGGCGAGATGGAGATGTGCATGTCATTGTCATCGGCGAGGTTGATGAACTCAAATCCTCTAAGATCATCTATTCAGGGtttggagagagaaaaacaccCAGCGTCCTGAACAATTCACAGTATGGAAGTTTCAATTCAAACACTGACAAAaacactgaaaagaaaaaaagcttgacacactgcaaaacataagtttcatgatttgtattttttgaaacacccttaaaacaagggaagcaaaattgtgtaagataaGGTCATATTTTTTCTACCCCATctgcacatttttatttcttatttttaaaggttagttcacccaaaaatgaaaattctctcatcatttattcatcctcctgccatcccagatgtgcatgacttcctttcatctgctgaacacacagatttttagaagaatgcttcagctctgtagatccatacaatgcaagtgaatgtgaccaaaaagcatataaatgcagcataaaagtaaaccataagactccagtggttaaatccatgtcttcagaagagttatgataaatgtgggtgagaaatattcaatcaatatttaagtcgttttttactataaatttccacttacACTACTTTTGTTTtcggcaatttgcattctttgtgcatatcatcacctactgggcagggaggagaatttattgtaaaaaaagaaaaaaagtgcttaaatatttaaacatttctttccacacctatcatttcacttccgaagacacagatttaaccactagagttgaatttattacttttatgctgcctttatatgctttttagaccttcacatttctggccaccattcacttgcattgtatggacctacagagctgaaatattcttctaaaaatctttttttgagtTCAGTAGAAGAAAAAGTAATTatcatctgggatgacatgagggtgaatacatgatcagagaatttttatttctgggtgaactatcccttcaggcattaatgtaataacatattgtgatatttatgctttaaaacaacaacaaaatatgttttaaccattaaggtaaaaaaaaattatcttaatttaAAATAGCCTAAATTCTGAGAAAACAAGTCTTAAGCAGTTTTgcctctcaagtaaatgtatcttgttttaaggatgtttaaatatttttactgaaaaataagataaaaaaaaaaattaagaaaaatattttttgcagtgcatgctgaaaacttgttttgctGTGAAGGGCGTTGATTTATTCTGTCAGGACTGATTATGTTTTCACATGTCTTGTCATGCCTTCTAGCAATGAGTCTGGCACTTTGAAGAGCAACTTGGCAATTCGAACATCAGCAGAACCTGTACGATCAGGGAGAGAAAATCTTCCGCCCAGACTGCATTCAGGAGTCCAACTGAACTTAAAGGTGTGTTTTACATGCACACCTCCACATTTGCTCAACTCTTAAATTTGTGCCACTGCATTTTCAGgaatgcgtgtgtgtttgtgtaggtgaCCTTCCTGTGGCTGCCATTAATCTCTGACACAGCCGTGGGGCAGCGAGACAAACTTTCTCCACAGGGAGAGTCATCGTTCAACAGCCAAATAAATCACAacctctgtctctccctctttctGCACCTTGCTTTCCTCTCTCCTCAATTTCTAATTCCCTTCTCCATTTTTCCCTTTCATCCTTTCAAAAAAACCTCCTGTCTAAAACCCACCTCCCCATCTCTCAGACACAACAGCCCTTATTGCTCAGTTCTTTATGGCTCAATTTCTCTGCTCATGTATCCatatttctgtgtatgtgtgccCAGTTGGCATCAGCACGACAGACAATATGTGGCAGTTCACACAGAAACATGTTTTTGAACGTGTACTTTCATGTATTGTAGACTTTAACAAGGacttattttaggttacaaactggtaattacaagggtattatgctataaatgtgctttaagaggacatttttagtgtctccataattaaatcgcttaaacatactaaattatatatatatatatatagatatagatatatagatatatatagatatatatagatatatatagatatattattttttgctgaatgcagaatgttttttgtgaggtttaggggatagaatctatagtccgtactgtataaaattaattatgtctatggagggtCCTCATAAGggtagccgcaccaacgtgtgtgtgtcaCAAAACATAAGTCTCTCAGTTTCAGACCCAGAGTGTGTGTTTTTAAGGTTCTCTATCCAGGGTCTAAACTTAATATGTGTGAGAGGAAGATCTTGTCACCTTCTCTTTCTTGTTACTTTAAGGTGGGTTAGAATCGAACTagggtttccatggcaacagcGAGCACACTCCATGTAGGAAATGTGCTGGCCAGTATCACCAGACTATGATTTTTCACTAGCTAAACACAAACATCTGTCCCTCTACCTCACCACATGTGACTCACTGCTGCCAATTAGTGAAGGATTGCATGGGAGTCACACAAATACCGGCACAAGCCCATTTCAGGGCACTTACATTTTGAAAAGTTCAAACCTGTCAGTTAATTAGGATTATTGCATAAtgttttgtcatatttaaaatcataaaaGAGATGCTATTTGTCAGAAGGTGTGGAGAGTTTGTGTTCCCTGTCTGAAGTCTTTTGTTTTCACAGGAGAACAACGACAACGACTTAAGGACTCTGGCGCCTCCACAGGTGTGTTTTGGTATTGCAACAAATCTGATGTTCAGGATGAATGAGACTTGTCTTACAATAGGATACCTTTTAAAATTGATGTGCAATCTGTTtcatgtcttctttttttttctatatatctTCTAATCCTTAGGTTCCAGTAAATGAAGAAAACCCTTCATTACCTGTAGAAAATGCAAGTACCACCTTTTGTATATACACTTAGAtagatttcaatttcataacaaaattccatcacattgaattgagtaatccttaataaaataaaataaaaatctaaatattttacgtttttttaatttaatgaaacattacaatttaatggaattttgttttgaaattgaaatgtgtaattcCTAAATATAggctagatttttttttagagtGTACACATACACTATTATATCAAAGCCATGGTTCCCTTACAGAAAGTGTCATGCTATTACTATAAACATTcactatgttaaaaaaaaaaaaacatcccatgttggtaatgcagttttttttttttttttttttttttttgcttgtttttggacactacactaattataaaatattttgtcatgtgATAACAGTAATGGTTATGTTCAAgtccaaacatttatttgatatgACAAAATACCTGATCACATTAGATTACACTTAAAGTAATTTTAAGTGGTCAGGTAGAAATAGCATTGTATGGTAACAACTGCCAGTTTGACTTTTTTCagtgtactatggtaataccatgacaTTCTACCATTTAAGAATCATGGTAAGAATTATGGTAatggtatatatcaaaataccatggtattactttcTAATGCCATTTCTGACAATGATTCGGCCTCGGTACTTATTTATAAGGTATACCAAAAAAGAATAGGATGTTTCtacaattaattgtatttaaaaaactgATCTATGTTGTTATATGAAGGGGTCACTAATAATCTAATACATTTGTACTATTACTAAAGTTGCAAATGCAATGGACCCAAATGCTACAGGTAAAGTATTGCATTGGACAGCTAGACAGATTAAGAATagtaaaaagtgaaaaaaaatgtatgtcccaTTAGgtttgggatcgatgcctttttcttGCATCGATAATCTGAAGAATGTCCCAGTGGTTATCAACGTATATCAGTATTTTTTCAGATATAGTGTAAATAGGGTTGCTCGTTGCACAATAGTTtgtgtcttttcaaacatatttttcaacacAACTTTAGTAAAGTATGAGTGGCAGGATTAATTAAAGTGGGTCACACACAGGACGCATCTGGCTCAAATATCTGCAGTGTCATCGAGCGTAACTAGCATAGTTTTCCATAAAATTCGACCCAAAGTACAAAGATTACGTTCTCTAGCCTCAGAGGATGATACACTGTATTGTGTATATGCATCCTTCATATATCCTGCATAATGTATTTTCAgatacaagtatgtctttttgtggtttgacagcttgaatgaaaccttaAAAaccagagaaattgcataatagtTTCTAATCGTTGAGTTTGCACAGTTAAACCAGTTTCGTACACTAACTCCTCAATGTCACTTTCATTCTTGATGAAGTAGGAAAACCattgtaacttttgtgtgtatgcatCCTGTGCAAGGAACTCTAAAATACCCATTCTATGTTGTAATGCCTGTGCTTTGCAACCTGTTTCAGTAAATGTTATCACCCTATTGTTGTCTCTAAATGCTATTAAGCTAACAGTAGCCCAACTGAGTGAGTTGGATAGCACGCAACTTAGGCTTCGAATTTAAATGTCGGCAAATgttaatacagttgaagtcagaagtttacatacacttaggttgaagtcattaaaactttaattttttttaaccattccacagatttaacATTAGCAAATTATAGCTTTGACatgtcatttaggacatctactttgtgcatgacacaagtaatttttccaacaattgtttacagacagattgtttcactttaaatatatcacaattccagttggtcagaagtttacatgcactaagttaactgggactttaagcagcttggaaaattccagaaaatgtcaaGCTTTtaaacaattagccaattagcttctgatgggaggtgtactgaattggaggtgtacctgtggatttattttaaggcctaccttcaaactccgtgcctctttgcttgacatcatgggaaaatcaaaagaaatcagccaagacctcagaaaataaattgtaGACCTCTACTAATCTGTTTAATCCTTGGGaataatttccaaatgcctgaaggtagcaCATTCATCTGTACTAGCAATAGTACtcaagaataaacaccatgggaccacgtagCCATCATTCCACTCAGTAAGGAGACGCATTCTAGCTCccagagatgaacgtagtttggtgtggaAATTGCAAATCAATCTCGGAACAACAGcagaggaccttgtgaagatactggaggaaaccggtagacaagtatctatatccacagtaaaatgagtcctatatcgacataaactgaaaggctgctcagcaaggaagaagccaatgctccaaaaccgctataaaaaagccagactacagtttgcaagtgcacatgtggacaaagatttaatttttggagaaatttcctctggtctgatgaaactaaaattttattttttggccatactgaccatcgttatatttggaggaaaaagagtgaggcttacaagccaaaaaacaccatcccaaccatgaagcattgcagtggcagcatcatgttgtgggggtactttgcttcaggagggactggtgcacttcacaaaatagatggcatcatgaggaaggaaaattatgtggctgtattgaagcaacatctcaagacatcagccaggaagttaaagcctggttgcaaatgggtcttccaaatggacaatgaccccaagcatacctcaagatgtggcaaaatggcttaaggacatcaaagtcaaggtattggagtggccatcccaaagccctaacctcaatccaatagagaATTTAGGGCAGAACTGGATAAGCGTGTgcagcaaggaggcctacaaacctgactacgttatggctcctacacactacacaactttaaAAGATGTCGGATTGTGGTATCATTCATATTActcaactgtctgtcttgtcactgaagtcgtagcattttcaaattacacaatgaatcCGCGacgggtgaacacattacaaaacatttcactattgacgaatcccgaCGACTGCCttgactccaaattacgtttcacaaatGAGTACATGTGAAAAGTGATACGAAATACTAATtctgttatgcatttcagaatatgatgtgtatgtttttaatcgcctcaaggcatcatatattttattggttacaatatgaaaaagtacctcctactgaaaaatctacctatttgcttacctgactgtccaagagaattggcaatttctcttcaactcttctctttctccacccggttgtggtacagttcagaggaaacatcaaatctggtgctccttgttcctccatttcttctgtccaatgagactttcttgataccgcagccatgctatttgttgttctgttgcaggtacatcaggactcctggCACTGAAacagtttcttgctctctcattggctgtaggtcaacactgcagttgtattcattcaaaaatgaTTACACATTGTGCGATTTGGAATCTCAGACAGGTCCAgacatttaacattctagatatcttgctgacatcAGCGACATGTCGGCGATTCTCTCAAatcacgtctttgatagttcatacattgcgattgtcactcacgggagcgagctccaatttgcccacgatttcaggcttttgttggcgatctccacaaaactgtcggcgactGAAAATTGGGCTTAAAATCATGCAAACTCTgcattacaccagttctgtttggatGAATGGTAAAAAccttccagcaaattattgtgagaagcttgtggaaggctacccaaaacattttactcaagttaaactatttaaaggcaatgctaccaaatactaacaaattgtatgtaaacttctgacccactgggaatgtgttgAAAGATATGAAAGATTTAAaggctaaaataaataattctctctactattattctgacatttcatattcttaaaatttagtagtgatccaaactgacataagacagggaatgttttatatgattaaatgtcaggagtttaaatgtatttggctaaggtgtatgtaaacttctgacttcaactgtatattgatgccttaaaaaatactgtatttcattcaaataacgtgccgatcaataatcgatTTATTGATATGTTTTTACATGTCATAAGAAATAAATTTCATCTCTTGGATTGAAGCAGGTATATAACCCTAGAGATTTGGCAATGAATCAACACTGTTCACTAttccaaataatttttcataataaCTGGCTCATTGAACTGATGTGACATGCTATATGACCACAGAGAGCTCATTTACACCAGAGGCTGCTAGAAAATCCCTGGATTTAACTGCTGCTGTTCATTGACACCACTTCCATATTAACATAATTTGCCTCCTTCCTGCTCTTTTCTTTCTTCACAGTATATTTCTATGCTGCATTTGCACTGTCATCCATCCCACTTATAACAACTAAAACGTGTCACCCTGCCATGACTCTTCCACTTGTCTACACTGACAGCAACGGTACAAAACTAGACCGCATTCTTTTTTTGGGTTCCACAGTTGCAGTGTAAAGATGGTGCCAGTGTAAAGGAATGGCCTACCCAGATTGTCAGTGGTCTCTCCTGGCACTCTGCTCCAAGAGAAGGGGGGGTTGGAGGTTGGAGCAGCTGTCTTTGTGCTCTCATCTTGAGATCTTCTTACCCTCAGCTGTCGCTCTCTGATCACACCTGTTTCAGTCTCTTGACCCCCACACCCCTGACAGCTGAGCATAGTGGACTACGCTTTTAACACAAACAACTCTGTGTGCCTAAATGTAAaactaagatatttttttttggcaaaatatctTGAGTAGTGTAAGGTCTGTGTAGTATGTGGTTGGATCCATGTACTAATGGTTGGGTTAGTTCAAACATGTGCTTTCATTTTGTGGCAGTTCATTGTTGcaattttcttatttaatttgtgagttagaaatagtgcagaaactgaaatatttcttttttatttatgttatagCATTTCATTGATTTACTGTAAACTTTCCTAAAACGTTCTATTTATTTCCAGGttaaa
The Xyrauchen texanus isolate HMW12.3.18 chromosome 34, RBS_HiC_50CHRs, whole genome shotgun sequence DNA segment above includes these coding regions:
- the zgc:100829 gene encoding uncharacterized protein zgc:100829 isoform X2, whose translation is MLQQILKDMYIDPDVLDALNDEQKKTLFMKMREEQVRRWKEREEKLEREPLKTKPNRAHNKSVSWLLGRDGDVHVIVIGEVDELKSSKIIYSGFGERKTPSVLNNSHNESGTLKSNLAIRTSAEPVRSGRENLPPRLHSGVQLNLKVTFLWLPLISDTAVGQRDKLSPQGESSFNSQINHNLCLSLFLHLAFLSPQFLIPFSIFPFHPFKKTSCLKPTSPSLRHNSPYCSVLYGSISLLMYPYFCVCVPSWHQHDRQYVAVHTETCF